Proteins co-encoded in one Candidatus Thiodictyon syntrophicum genomic window:
- a CDS encoding AbrB/MazE/SpoVT family DNA-binding domain-containing protein, which produces MRVVVKKWGNSAAVRIPVGVMAAARVSLDEEVDIREEGGRILIEPIRSHAYDLAELLSGITPENRHAEVDFGTPVGREAL; this is translated from the coding sequence ATGCGCGTCGTAGTGAAGAAATGGGGCAACAGCGCGGCCGTGCGCATCCCGGTCGGGGTCATGGCCGCCGCGCGGGTGAGCCTGGATGAGGAGGTGGACATTCGCGAGGAAGGCGGGCGGATCCTGATCGAGCCGATCCGGTCGCACGCCTACGACCTGGCGGAACTGCTGTCCGGGATCACGCCGGAGAATCGGCACGCCGAGGTGGATTTCGGTACCCCGGTCGGGCGTGAGGCGCTGTGA
- the mazF gene encoding endoribonuclease MazF, whose translation MTVPRYVPDAGDIVWLHFDPQAGHEQAGHRPALVISPAAYNGKTDLMLCCPMTTHIKGYPFEVPIVGDRPGAVLADQVKSLDWVARKALRKGRVTTAELAQVQGKILALIGP comes from the coding sequence GTGACCGTGCCGCGGTATGTGCCGGACGCCGGCGACATCGTGTGGCTGCATTTCGACCCTCAGGCCGGTCATGAGCAGGCCGGTCACCGACCAGCCCTGGTCATCAGCCCGGCGGCCTACAACGGTAAGACCGATTTGATGCTGTGTTGTCCGATGACGACGCACATCAAAGGCTATCCGTTCGAGGTCCCCATTGTCGGCGACCGCCCCGGCGCGGTGCTCGCCGATCAGGTGAAGAGCCTGGATTGGGTGGCCCGCAAGGCGCTCCGCAAGGGTCGCGTCACCACCGCTGAATTGGCGCAAGTGCAGGGAAAGATCCTGGCCCTGATCGGCCCCTGA
- a CDS encoding CHAP domain-containing protein — translation MARPLPDTDGDGLLRQPPAFELADIKHYFSIGKDACTVGCATSFGTVLGAADGVPAQSNCTPTCIHPEYSYLDLDTGAISVQARDPQQPNLRYVGLIYQCVEYARRWWMKNLGIAFGDVPGAVDIIYLTTAEDIRTHQSIALARSINGAAQRPPRRGDLVVYYPDRQDPEWRWGHVAVVIGVDQERGSVSLAEQNYSNAPWEDPTDHARRIRLFEVGGRYTLIDVSPTQVKNADGGRIAGWVYPRSAR, via the coding sequence TTGGCCAGGCCCCTGCCCGATACCGACGGCGACGGCCTGCTGCGCCAACCGCCGGCCTTCGAGCTGGCGGATATCAAGCACTATTTTTCCATCGGCAAGGATGCCTGTACCGTCGGTTGTGCGACCAGCTTCGGGACTGTGCTCGGCGCAGCGGATGGCGTCCCTGCTCAGTCCAATTGTACTCCCACCTGTATTCACCCGGAGTATTCGTATCTCGATTTGGATACCGGGGCGATCTCAGTCCAGGCCCGGGACCCGCAACAACCGAATCTGCGCTATGTCGGCCTCATCTATCAGTGTGTCGAATACGCGCGCCGGTGGTGGATGAAGAACCTGGGTATCGCCTTCGGTGACGTCCCCGGCGCCGTCGATATCATCTATCTGACCACCGCAGAGGATATCCGCACCCACCAGTCCATTGCGCTGGCCCGCTCGATCAATGGCGCGGCGCAACGCCCGCCGCGGCGGGGCGATCTGGTCGTCTATTATCCGGACCGCCAGGACCCCGAGTGGCGCTGGGGGCATGTCGCCGTGGTGATCGGCGTCGATCAGGAACGCGGCAGCGTCTCGCTCGCCGAGCAGAACTACAGCAATGCCCCTTGGGAAGACCCCACCGATCATGCACGCCGGATTCGCCTGTTCGAGGTCGGCGGCCGTTATACGCTCATCGATGTCTCGCCGACGCAGGTCAAGAACGCGGACGGCGGTCGGATTGCCGGTTGGGTCTATCCGCGCTCGGCCAGGTAG
- a CDS encoding AbrB/MazE/SpoVT family DNA-binding domain-containing protein — MLTTTLRKVGGSVMSTVPPAILGLLHLRAGETVGVTVDGGPLVIEPTRTPRSSLDQLLAQCNPSAEAGDEDRAWLDDRPVGRE, encoded by the coding sequence ATGCTGACGACGACGCTGCGCAAGGTCGGCGGTTCGGTCATGTCGACCGTGCCCCCCGCCATCCTGGGGCTGCTGCACCTGCGGGCCGGCGAGACCGTCGGCGTGACCGTCGATGGCGGTCCTCTGGTGATCGAGCCGACCCGGACCCCGCGCTCCAGCCTGGACCAGTTGTTGGCCCAATGCAACCCATCGGCCGAGGCCGGCGACGAGGATCGCGCCTGGCTCGACGACCGCCCGGTCGGCCGCGAGTGA
- a CDS encoding patatin-like phospholipase family protein gives MNTAPTVSLVLGSGGARGFAHIGVIRWLESHGFAIRSVAGSSVGALIGGVYAAGELDAFENWVRALTQTDVLRLLDVAWSPSGLFKGERVMETLKELIGNRNIEDLPITFTAVASDVEAQKEVWLNRGPLFDAIRASIAVPTVFTPFAIAGRRLLDGGLVNPIPIAPTLGDGTDLTIAVDVAGPRGQAPAPAVAATAAVTPPPASTEPAGALAGYQSRIIAFIDEVQAKLGGEPQPAEQWGLGDVLQGSFETMQGIISRFKLAAYSPDAIVTIPRDAARSFEFYRADELIERGRREAELALARLIEPPPGAG, from the coding sequence ATGAACACGGCACCCACCGTCTCGCTCGTCCTCGGCAGCGGCGGCGCCCGCGGCTTCGCACATATCGGTGTCATTCGCTGGCTGGAGTCGCACGGATTCGCGATCCGCTCCGTGGCCGGGTCCTCCGTGGGCGCACTGATCGGCGGAGTCTATGCCGCCGGCGAATTGGACGCCTTCGAGAACTGGGTGCGGGCGCTGACTCAGACCGACGTGCTGCGGCTATTGGATGTCGCCTGGAGCCCGTCCGGGCTATTCAAGGGCGAGCGCGTCATGGAGACCCTCAAGGAGCTGATCGGCAACCGCAATATCGAGGATCTACCCATCACCTTCACCGCGGTGGCGTCCGACGTGGAGGCGCAGAAAGAGGTCTGGCTCAACCGCGGCCCGCTGTTCGACGCGATTCGCGCCTCCATCGCCGTACCCACCGTCTTCACCCCATTCGCGATCGCTGGCCGGCGGCTGCTGGACGGCGGCCTGGTCAATCCGATCCCCATTGCCCCGACCCTGGGTGACGGCACGGATCTGACCATTGCGGTCGATGTGGCCGGCCCGCGGGGTCAGGCGCCGGCTCCGGCAGTGGCGGCCACGGCCGCCGTGACACCCCCGCCTGCCTCGACGGAGCCGGCGGGCGCGCTCGCCGGCTACCAGAGCCGCATCATTGCCTTCATCGACGAGGTGCAGGCCAAGCTCGGGGGTGAGCCCCAGCCGGCGGAGCAATGGGGCCTGGGGGACGTGCTTCAGGGGTCATTCGAGACCATGCAGGGCATCATCTCGCGCTTCAAACTCGCCGCCTATTCGCCCGACGCCATCGTCACCATCCCGCGCGACGCCGCCCGCAGCTTTGAGTTCTACCGTGCCGATGAGCTGATCGAGCGCGGTCGGCGGGAGGCGGAGCTGGCGCTCGCCCGTCTGATCGAACCGCCGCCGGGTGCGGGCTAG
- a CDS encoding Uma2 family endonuclease translates to MNAIQPNREQALEPAAYRLTVAAYHRMIEAGIFAEDDRVELIEGELRAMPPINAGHAGKNKRLNQLFSRRAQDLAIVAVQDPLTLPEHSEPEPDLMLLRPRDDFYEGTNPTPADTLLVVEIADTSLRYDRNTKLPLYAAHGVPETWLIDLKRRRIELHRDPGPDGYRQVLLPDRAQFIAPVLLPEMRIQVAELWA, encoded by the coding sequence ATGAACGCCATCCAACCAAACCGCGAGCAAGCTCTCGAGCCGGCCGCCTACCGCCTGACGGTCGCTGCCTATCACCGCATGATCGAGGCCGGCATCTTCGCCGAGGACGACCGCGTCGAGCTGATCGAGGGGGAACTGCGCGCCATGCCGCCCATCAATGCCGGCCACGCCGGCAAGAACAAGCGCCTGAACCAACTCTTTTCACGCCGTGCCCAGGACCTGGCCATCGTCGCCGTCCAGGACCCCTTGACACTGCCGGAGCACTCGGAGCCCGAGCCGGACCTGATGTTGCTGCGTCCCCGCGACGACTTCTACGAAGGCACCAACCCCACCCCGGCCGATACCCTGCTGGTCGTCGAGATTGCGGACACCTCGTTGCGGTACGACCGCAATACCAAGCTCCCGCTCTATGCCGCACATGGAGTTCCGGAGACCTGGCTCATCGACCTCAAGCGGCGCCGGATCGAGCTGCACCGGGACCCGGGACCGGACGGCTATCGCCAGGTCCTGCTGCCTGACCGGGCGCAGTTCATCGCCCCGGTGCTGCTGCCTGAAATGCGCATCCAGGTGGCCGAGCTGTGGGCCTAG
- a CDS encoding Crp/Fnr family transcriptional regulator gives MHQVCHSPNQNHLLAALPDAEFAALSPHLELFPLPLGEMLYEPGRQLHHAYFPTSAVVSLHYVTESGAAAETAGVGNEGMVGVSLFMGGDPTPSSAVVQIAGHAYRLERRRLKQAFDGPGLLPRLLLRYTQALITQLAQTAACNRHHCVEQQLSRWLLLTLDRAPGRELVMTQELVASMLGVRRESVTAAASKLQQLGYIRYRRGHITVLDREGLATRACECYDVVKTELARLLCDVKYRQEGLTGR, from the coding sequence ATGCATCAGGTGTGCCACAGTCCGAACCAGAACCACCTGCTCGCGGCCCTGCCGGACGCCGAGTTCGCGGCCCTGTCTCCGCACCTCGAGCTCTTCCCGCTGCCCCTGGGGGAGATGCTCTACGAGCCGGGCCGGCAGTTGCATCACGCCTACTTCCCCACCAGCGCGGTCGTCTCGCTGCACTATGTCACCGAGAGCGGCGCGGCGGCCGAAACCGCCGGGGTGGGTAACGAGGGCATGGTCGGCGTGTCGCTCTTCATGGGCGGGGACCCCACGCCCAGTTCCGCCGTCGTGCAGATCGCGGGCCACGCCTACCGCCTGGAGCGCCGCCGCCTCAAGCAGGCCTTCGACGGCCCCGGCCTGCTGCCGCGCCTGCTGCTGCGCTATACCCAGGCCCTGATCACACAGTTGGCGCAGACCGCGGCCTGCAACCGTCACCATTGCGTGGAGCAGCAATTGAGCCGCTGGCTGCTGCTGACGCTCGACCGGGCGCCGGGCCGCGAACTGGTCATGACCCAGGAGCTGGTCGCCAGCATGTTGGGCGTGCGCCGCGAAAGCGTCACCGCCGCCGCTAGCAAGCTGCAACAGTTGGGCTACATCCGCTATCGCCGCGGCCACATCACCGTGCTCGATCGCGAGGGGCTCGCGACCCGCGCCTGCGAGTGCTACGACGTGGTGAAGACCGAACTGGCACGGCTGCTGTGCGATGTGAAGTACCGCCAGGAGGGGCTCACGGGGCGGTGA
- a CDS encoding response regulator codes for MKLPEEEILAARILIVDDQEANVRLLQRLLGDAGYTGVTATMDPVGVCALHRDHDYDLILLDLQMPGMDGFQVLAALQAQNAAGYQPVLVLTAQPAHKLRALQAGAKDFISKPFDLLEVKTRIHNMLEVRLLYRRLEVHNLLLEQAVQERTTQLRESEARYRRLTELASDWYWEEDEHGRFTRVSGPVSEMLGLQGDGAADLAEEERSGSWNETERAVIRAAIAARQPFIDLPFSRVNADGSRQQYRVSGEPIFTPACRFIGYRGIGVETTPGPPSLPAPEG; via the coding sequence ATGAAATTACCAGAAGAGGAGATCCTCGCCGCCCGCATCCTGATCGTCGATGACCAGGAGGCCAATGTGCGCCTGCTGCAGCGCCTGCTGGGCGACGCGGGCTATACCGGCGTGACCGCGACCATGGACCCGGTGGGCGTGTGCGCGCTGCATCGCGACCACGACTATGACCTGATCCTGCTCGACCTGCAGATGCCCGGCATGGACGGCTTCCAGGTGCTGGCCGCGCTGCAGGCGCAGAACGCCGCGGGCTACCAGCCCGTCCTGGTGCTCACCGCACAGCCGGCGCACAAACTGCGCGCCTTGCAGGCCGGCGCCAAGGACTTCATCAGCAAACCCTTCGACCTGCTGGAGGTCAAGACGCGCATCCATAACATGCTGGAGGTGCGGCTGCTGTACCGCCGGCTCGAAGTACACAACCTGCTGCTGGAGCAGGCCGTGCAGGAGCGCACCACGCAACTGCGCGAAAGCGAGGCCCGCTACCGCCGCCTGACTGAACTGGCGTCGGACTGGTACTGGGAAGAGGACGAGCACGGCCGCTTCACCAGAGTCTCAGGTCCGGTGAGCGAGATGCTCGGCCTCCAGGGCGATGGGGCCGCGGACCTCGCCGAAGAAGAACGCTCAGGCAGTTGGAACGAAACCGAGCGCGCCGTGATACGCGCCGCCATCGCGGCCCGCCAGCCGTTCATCGACCTCCCCTTCAGTCGTGTCAATGCCGACGGTTCGCGGCAGCAGTACCGGGTCAGCGGCGAGCCGATCTTCACCCCGGCGTGCCGTTTCATCGGCTATCGCGGCATCGGCGTTGAAACCACGCCCGGGCCGCCGTCGCTCCCGGCCCCGGAGGGCTGA
- a CDS encoding ATP-binding protein yields the protein MREDGNGAPDVGAGGTAKAVSEDQRQRGLLKTGALQTAILNSANFSSIATDEHGIIQIFNVGAERMLGYAAADVVDRITPADISDPQELQARALALSIELGTPITAGFEAMVFKARRRIEDVYELTYIRKDGSRLPAVVSVTALQDAADAIIGYLLIGTDNTARQQVEAERLRLDAVLKESHVELKKAKVAAEEANLAKSDFLSSMSHELRSPLNAILGFAQLMETGAPPPTPGQKDSIDQILQAGWYLLDLINEILDLSLIESGRLSLSPEPMSLAEVLADCQAMIEPQAQKGGIRVYFPDLDGPWLVRADRTRVKQVLVNLLSNAIKYNRVGGRVDLRVGAAADGRTRISLQDTGEGLAADKLVQLFQPFNRLGQEAGAQEGTGIGLVVCKRLVELMNGSIGVDSTVGVGSTFWIELDATAAPHLTAEPADTQLAAPAPAVPGSTLRTLLCVEDNPANLMLVQRLLERRPDIRLLSARDGRRGVEMARAFRPEVILMDINLPGISGITALHILAEDPATALIPVIALSANAMPRDIEKGKQAGFFHYLTKPIKVGEFMDTLDLAFKHALAASQPASL from the coding sequence ATGCGTGAAGACGGAAACGGTGCGCCCGACGTGGGCGCGGGCGGTACTGCGAAGGCCGTCAGCGAGGATCAGCGCCAGCGGGGGCTGCTCAAGACCGGTGCGCTGCAGACCGCGATCCTGAACAGTGCCAACTTCTCCAGCATCGCCACGGACGAGCACGGCATCATCCAGATCTTCAACGTGGGTGCCGAGCGCATGCTGGGTTACGCCGCCGCCGACGTGGTCGATCGCATCACCCCCGCGGACATCTCCGACCCCCAGGAACTGCAGGCGCGCGCCCTGGCGCTGAGCATCGAACTGGGCACGCCCATCACGGCGGGCTTCGAGGCCATGGTGTTCAAGGCGCGGCGCCGCATCGAGGACGTCTATGAGCTGACCTACATCCGCAAGGACGGCAGCCGCCTGCCGGCCGTGGTGTCGGTGACGGCGCTGCAGGACGCGGCCGACGCCATCATCGGTTACCTGCTGATCGGCACCGACAACACCGCCCGTCAGCAGGTGGAGGCCGAGCGCCTGCGCCTGGACGCGGTGTTGAAGGAGAGTCACGTGGAACTGAAGAAGGCCAAGGTGGCGGCCGAGGAGGCGAATCTCGCGAAGTCGGACTTCCTCTCCAGCATGAGCCACGAGTTGCGCTCACCGCTGAACGCCATCCTCGGCTTCGCCCAATTGATGGAGACCGGCGCCCCGCCGCCCACGCCCGGGCAGAAGGACTCGATCGACCAGATCCTGCAGGCCGGCTGGTACCTGTTGGACCTGATCAACGAGATCCTGGACCTGTCGCTGATCGAATCGGGCAGGCTGTCGCTGTCGCCCGAGCCCATGTCGCTCGCCGAGGTCCTGGCCGACTGCCAGGCGATGATCGAGCCGCAGGCGCAGAAGGGCGGCATCCGGGTCTATTTCCCGGACCTGGACGGACCCTGGCTGGTGCGCGCCGACCGCACCCGCGTCAAGCAGGTGCTGGTCAACCTGCTGTCCAACGCCATCAAGTACAATCGGGTCGGGGGCCGTGTGGACCTGCGGGTTGGCGCGGCGGCCGACGGGCGCACCCGCATCAGCCTGCAGGACACGGGCGAGGGCCTGGCGGCCGACAAGCTGGTGCAACTGTTCCAGCCCTTCAACCGCCTGGGGCAGGAGGCCGGGGCCCAGGAGGGCACCGGCATCGGGCTCGTGGTCTGCAAGCGCCTGGTGGAGTTGATGAACGGCAGCATCGGGGTCGACAGCACGGTCGGCGTGGGCAGCACCTTCTGGATCGAACTGGACGCGACGGCCGCGCCGCACCTGACGGCCGAACCGGCCGATACCCAGTTGGCCGCGCCGGCCCCGGCGGTCCCGGGCAGCACCCTGCGGACGCTCCTGTGCGTGGAGGACAACCCGGCCAACCTGATGCTGGTGCAACGGCTGCTGGAGCGCCGCCCCGACATCCGGCTGCTCTCGGCGCGCGACGGCCGGCGCGGCGTGGAGATGGCGCGCGCCTTCAGGCCCGAGGTCATCCTGATGGACATCAACCTGCCCGGCATCAGCGGCATCACGGCCCTGCACATCCTGGCCGAGGACCCGGCGACCGCCCTGATCCCGGTGATCGCGTTGAGCGCCAATGCCATGCCGCGCGACATCGAGAAGGGCAAACAGGCCGGCTTTTTTCATTACCTGACCAAGCCCATCAAGGTGGGTGAGTTCATGGACACCCTGGACCTGGCGTTCAAGCACGCCCTGGCCGCCAGTCAACCCGCAAGCCTATAA